From Micromonospora nigra, one genomic window encodes:
- a CDS encoding bifunctional DNA primase/polymerase — protein MPDPARLVTAAALAYAGRGWPVFMLGRTKRPVANCPACPKADEDPTHDQERCSCLTCHGFYAATTDPERVAAIVAAVPNGQLALRTGAASGTVVIDIDPAHDGRTTMTDLISRGLLPPTAYVGTGSGGWHLYYRHPGRRVPCSQGKPGQGLGPGVDVKADGGYVVLPPSVHPRTGRPYRWATGRDTEVGEMPPALLTACLPPPAPPIPAVTGPTRVREAGGISHPDRLLAVLLDRVTAAPEGVRRTTLYGAARGVARMVTAGAIDHADAIAALTDAGRRAEQTDRDIRAAIRGGFRAEGVAA, from the coding sequence ATGCCCGACCCTGCCCGGCTGGTCACCGCCGCCGCGCTGGCGTACGCCGGTCGTGGGTGGCCGGTGTTCATGCTCGGCCGCACCAAACGGCCCGTGGCCAACTGCCCGGCCTGCCCGAAAGCCGACGAAGACCCGACCCACGATCAGGAACGCTGTTCGTGCCTGACCTGTCACGGCTTCTACGCCGCCACCACCGACCCCGAGCGGGTGGCCGCGATCGTGGCCGCCGTCCCCAACGGACAGCTAGCACTGCGCACCGGTGCCGCCTCGGGAACCGTCGTCATCGACATCGACCCCGCCCACGATGGCCGCACCACCATGACCGACCTCATCAGCCGGGGACTTCTGCCGCCGACCGCGTACGTGGGCACCGGCTCCGGTGGGTGGCACCTGTACTACCGGCACCCCGGCCGCCGAGTGCCATGCAGCCAGGGCAAGCCGGGACAAGGACTCGGCCCCGGGGTCGACGTAAAGGCCGATGGCGGTTACGTCGTGCTGCCGCCGTCGGTGCACCCGCGCACCGGACGCCCGTACCGATGGGCGACCGGCAGGGACACGGAGGTAGGGGAGATGCCCCCCGCCCTGCTGACGGCCTGCCTGCCGCCGCCGGCACCACCCATCCCGGCCGTGACCGGCCCAACGCGCGTACGTGAGGCGGGGGGCATCTCCCATCCCGACCGCCTCCTAGCCGTGCTACTCGACCGCGTCACCGCCGCCCCCGAAGGCGTGCGCCGCACCACCCTCTACGGCGCAGCGCGGGGCGTGGCCCGGATGGTCACCGCCGGAGCCATCGACCACGCCGACGCCATCGCCGCCCTCACCGACGCCGGCCGCCGCGCCGAGCAAACCGACCGCGACATTCGCGCCGCCATCCGTGGCGGCTTCCGAGCCGAAGGAGTCGCCGCATGA
- a CDS encoding site-specific integrase, whose amino-acid sequence MVTPQQPPIGVRLATDVEHRPGRDRPYRARVRWTDPTSNRRLSKSTTVATPEEAQAWIDGMASAAQGGVDPIAATKRLAEYGESVMTLALRGLERKTLDPYLAGWRKRVVPTLGHIPVRMITNGAVDRAVHSWIADEYSRSTVKNSLAVLVRVMEQAVRDGIIQRNPAQVTGWQREYQRAADELDDPRSLALPDWETLTKLAAALVDRSANHFTGWADVVIFAACTAARIGEVSGVRAEDIDRETWMWTVRRQTTPSPGGLIDKGTKGKRARTVPLIEEVRPIVAHRLDAASKPESRLFTGPRGGRISTAVLRDATHWDEVVTKLGYEHLRRHDLRHTGLTWMADAGVPVHVLRKIAGHGSLTTTQRYLHPDRQSFTDAGTALSAHLKARRSPGGPQLRAV is encoded by the coding sequence ATGGTCACGCCGCAGCAACCACCGATCGGCGTGCGCCTGGCCACCGACGTTGAGCACCGGCCCGGCCGCGACCGGCCCTACCGGGCGCGGGTGCGGTGGACCGACCCGACCAGCAACCGCCGGCTGTCCAAGTCAACGACGGTCGCCACACCGGAAGAAGCGCAAGCCTGGATCGACGGCATGGCCAGCGCCGCACAAGGTGGCGTCGACCCGATCGCCGCGACCAAGCGCCTCGCCGAGTACGGCGAGAGCGTGATGACGCTGGCCCTACGCGGCTTGGAACGCAAAACCCTTGATCCTTACCTGGCGGGTTGGCGCAAGCGGGTGGTGCCGACGCTCGGTCACATTCCGGTTCGGATGATCACCAATGGTGCGGTGGATCGGGCGGTGCATTCCTGGATTGCCGACGAATACAGCCGATCGACAGTGAAGAACAGTCTCGCCGTGCTGGTCCGGGTGATGGAACAGGCCGTACGGGACGGCATCATCCAACGGAATCCCGCCCAGGTGACCGGATGGCAGCGCGAATACCAACGGGCCGCCGACGAGTTGGACGATCCACGCTCACTGGCCCTGCCCGATTGGGAAACGCTGACCAAGCTTGCCGCTGCCCTGGTCGACCGGTCCGCGAATCACTTCACCGGGTGGGCCGACGTGGTGATATTCGCCGCCTGTACCGCCGCTCGAATCGGTGAGGTTTCCGGCGTGCGGGCCGAGGACATCGACCGGGAAACGTGGATGTGGACGGTCCGCCGCCAAACCACCCCCAGCCCAGGTGGCCTCATCGACAAGGGCACCAAGGGAAAGCGCGCCCGGACCGTGCCGCTGATCGAAGAGGTACGGCCGATCGTGGCTCACCGCCTGGACGCCGCGTCCAAGCCGGAATCCAGGCTGTTCACCGGCCCGCGCGGTGGCCGAATCAGTACCGCCGTTCTCCGCGACGCGACGCATTGGGATGAGGTGGTCACGAAGCTCGGATACGAACACCTACGCCGACACGACCTACGGCACACAGGCCTCACCTGGATGGCCGACGCAGGCGTACCGGTGCACGTCCTACGGAAGATCGCGGGTCACGGGTCGCTGACCACCACCCAGCGGTACCTACACCCCGACCGGCAGTCATTCACCGACGCGGGAACGGCGCTCAGCGCCCACTTGAAGGCCCGTCGGTCCCCAGGTGGTCCCCAGCTACGCGCCGTCTAG
- a CDS encoding DNA cytosine methyltransferase encodes MTEPLNVLELFAGIGGLSLGLQRAGMRIVGHVEINAFCRAVLRKHWPEVPCHDDVRTATTWWRSKPRPRVDVVAGGYPCQPESLAGPRRGTDDERWLWPEMARVIHALRPRYVIGENVLGHRTQGLRFVLRDLDRLGYTARAGIVRACEMGAPHPRPRLFVLAHAHREGRPARRWLEPARTAPVGAGRWPAEPRVGRVVDGLPGRVDRVTALGNAVVPAVAEHIGRIILDHHQGR; translated from the coding sequence ATGACCGAGCCGCTGAACGTGTTGGAACTGTTCGCCGGCATCGGTGGCCTGTCTCTCGGCCTGCAACGCGCCGGGATGCGGATCGTCGGCCACGTCGAAATCAACGCGTTCTGCCGTGCCGTCCTACGCAAGCACTGGCCGGAGGTGCCCTGCCATGACGACGTACGCACCGCTACCACCTGGTGGCGCAGCAAGCCTCGCCCACGCGTCGATGTTGTCGCCGGTGGCTACCCCTGCCAACCCGAATCGTTGGCCGGACCCCGTCGCGGCACGGACGACGAACGGTGGCTCTGGCCCGAGATGGCCCGCGTCATCCACGCCCTACGCCCCCGCTACGTCATCGGAGAAAACGTCCTCGGCCACCGCACCCAGGGACTTCGTTTCGTGCTCCGAGACCTCGACCGGCTCGGATACACCGCCCGCGCCGGCATTGTCCGCGCTTGCGAGATGGGCGCCCCACACCCACGACCCCGCCTGTTCGTCCTGGCCCACGCCCACCGCGAGGGACGGCCGGCGCGGCGCTGGTTGGAACCGGCCCGGACGGCCCCTGTCGGAGCGGGCCGGTGGCCCGCTGAACCCCGAGTGGGTCGAGTGGTTGATGGGCTTCCCGGCCGGGTGGACCGAGTTACCGCCCTCGGCAACGCCGTCGTCCCCGCTGTCGCCGAACACATCGGCCGCATCATCCTCGACCACCATCAAGGCAGGTGA
- a CDS encoding helix-turn-helix domain-containing protein, which yields MSTEELAELLDVDPSTIRRWRTLRPLQGPPFIQISDRVVKYATADVERWLSARRVYPQAA from the coding sequence ATGTCCACCGAGGAGCTAGCCGAACTGCTCGACGTGGACCCGTCGACCATCCGGCGGTGGCGCACTCTCCGACCGTTGCAGGGTCCGCCGTTCATCCAGATCTCTGACCGGGTGGTGAAGTACGCGACGGCCGATGTAGAGCGTTGGCTGTCGGCCCGTCGCGTCTACCCGCAGGCGGCCTGA
- a CDS encoding cell division protein FtsK, translating into MTAPDEDGRFDWQAAEADLTTGPDAEVVDLDDARARRAPRPPTGPDPDDADDANDAEDAETVDAGPERVGGPVDMADDVPAEVVARQQQRRPILAEWARSGRALRAAVKHQTKDAGYVAAYHGVRLPKYAVKALAWAPIGAVRSIGQAVRWAAAEEGNWHLRQAAASRGDADTWLKLDARRQRQSVWRWWVLAAGTAGTGTGVIVLAAGPSWWSAVAGAVVVPWLATRGRPADRPITDRVTEGTRYRKLTAELVRRALTSLQMPAINSAVAKDPKAISFPVDIHRDGPGHLAVVDLPYGVEAAEVVARRGKLASAMRLPLDQVWPEPAPGHTGRLALWVGYEPASQMKQPAWPLLNAGVKVDVFKPFPFATTPRLDTVSVDLMFRNFLFGGQPGSGKTFALRDLILAAALDPRAEIRGYELKGVGDFAVLEPVMAEYGNGFDDDTLARCFGFIEWLYEECRRRSKRIEHYARLGKAPENKVTPELASLKDSGLHPLVAWFDELQELMTSKYGKDAGELLEKVIKLGRALGVIILIGTQIPDKDSLPTGITRNVNSRFCLSVADQTANDMILGTSAYKNGYRATVFQPVIEAGWGILRGFGPKASAVRSFYVDTTAAGRIVARAVALRQTAGTLPKPDEQTREVAPVADVLGDLAQVWPGDEKSAWNETLCGLLAELRPDVYGGWEAAQLTTALKPHPAVKVADVGRRIDGKSVTRRGIKHTDLLAAIAERDRKRSAD; encoded by the coding sequence ATGACTGCCCCTGATGAAGATGGCCGTTTCGACTGGCAGGCCGCCGAAGCTGACCTCACCACCGGGCCGGACGCCGAGGTGGTCGACCTGGACGACGCTCGCGCCCGCCGTGCCCCGCGCCCCCCGACCGGCCCCGACCCCGACGACGCGGACGACGCAAACGACGCCGAGGATGCGGAGACGGTTGACGCGGGACCGGAGCGGGTCGGCGGGCCGGTGGACATGGCCGACGACGTTCCGGCCGAGGTGGTGGCCCGGCAGCAGCAGCGCCGGCCGATCCTGGCCGAGTGGGCGCGCTCGGGCCGTGCCCTACGCGCCGCTGTGAAGCACCAAACGAAGGATGCCGGTTACGTGGCCGCGTATCACGGTGTGCGGTTGCCGAAGTACGCGGTGAAGGCCCTGGCGTGGGCTCCGATCGGCGCGGTCCGCAGCATCGGCCAAGCCGTCCGGTGGGCCGCCGCCGAGGAAGGCAACTGGCACCTGCGGCAGGCCGCCGCGTCGCGGGGTGACGCCGACACGTGGTTGAAGCTGGACGCCCGCCGGCAGCGCCAGTCCGTGTGGCGGTGGTGGGTGCTGGCGGCCGGAACCGCGGGGACCGGAACCGGCGTGATCGTGCTGGCCGCCGGCCCGTCGTGGTGGTCGGCGGTGGCCGGCGCGGTGGTGGTGCCGTGGTTGGCGACCCGGGGTCGTCCGGCGGACCGGCCGATCACGGACCGGGTGACCGAAGGCACCCGCTACCGCAAGCTGACTGCCGAGCTGGTGCGTCGGGCGTTGACCTCGTTGCAGATGCCCGCGATCAATTCGGCGGTGGCCAAGGATCCGAAGGCCATCAGCTTCCCGGTCGACATCCACCGTGACGGTCCCGGCCACCTGGCCGTGGTGGACCTGCCCTACGGGGTGGAAGCCGCCGAGGTGGTCGCCCGGCGCGGCAAGCTGGCATCGGCGATGCGGTTGCCGCTGGATCAGGTGTGGCCCGAACCCGCCCCGGGCCACACCGGCCGACTCGCGCTGTGGGTCGGGTATGAACCGGCCTCGCAGATGAAGCAACCCGCCTGGCCGCTGCTCAACGCCGGGGTGAAGGTGGACGTGTTCAAGCCGTTCCCGTTCGCCACCACGCCCCGGCTGGACACGGTGAGCGTGGATCTGATGTTCCGCAACTTCCTGTTCGGTGGCCAGCCCGGGTCCGGCAAGACGTTTGCGTTGCGGGATCTGATCCTGGCCGCAGCCCTCGACCCCCGGGCGGAGATTCGCGGGTACGAGTTGAAGGGCGTGGGTGACTTCGCGGTGTTGGAGCCGGTGATGGCCGAGTACGGCAACGGCTTCGATGACGACACCCTCGCCCGGTGCTTCGGGTTCATCGAGTGGCTGTACGAGGAGTGCCGCCGCCGCTCCAAGCGCATCGAGCACTACGCGAGGTTGGGCAAGGCCCCGGAGAACAAGGTCACCCCGGAACTGGCGTCACTCAAGGACTCCGGCCTTCACCCGCTGGTGGCGTGGTTCGATGAGCTGCAAGAGCTGATGACCAGCAAGTACGGCAAGGACGCCGGGGAACTCCTGGAAAAGGTCATCAAGCTTGGCCGGGCGCTCGGGGTGATCATCCTGATCGGCACACAGATCCCGGACAAGGACAGCTTGCCGACCGGCATCACCCGCAACGTCAACTCCCGGTTCTGCCTGTCCGTCGCTGATCAGACCGCGAACGACATGATCCTTGGCACGTCGGCGTACAAGAACGGGTACCGGGCCACGGTGTTTCAGCCGGTCATCGAAGCAGGGTGGGGCATCCTGCGCGGCTTCGGACCGAAAGCCTCGGCGGTCCGGTCGTTCTACGTCGACACCACCGCCGCCGGCCGCATCGTCGCCCGCGCCGTGGCGCTGCGCCAGACGGCCGGCACCCTGCCCAAGCCGGACGAGCAGACCCGCGAGGTTGCCCCGGTCGCCGACGTGCTCGGCGACCTCGCGCAGGTGTGGCCGGGGGATGAGAAGTCGGCGTGGAACGAGACGCTGTGCGGTCTGCTCGCCGAACTGCGACCCGACGTCTACGGCGGATGGGAAGCCGCACAGCTCACCACCGCGCTCAAGCCCCACCCGGCCGTCAAGGTCGCCGACGTGGGTCGCCGCATCGACGGCAAGTCAGTCACCCGGCGCGGCATCAAGCACACCGACCTCTTGGCCGCGATCGCGGAGCGTGACCGCAAACGGTCCGCCGACTGA
- a CDS encoding DUF3631 domain-containing protein gives MPDPTRTPSEPIDGAAILDTLHAALTRYVILPSAEAVDAVALWIAATHAQPAWAHAPRLVIRAPEKRCGKSRLLDVVEGCCHNPLITVNASPAAVYRAIGTDNPPTLLVDEADTIFGGKNADANEDLRGLLNAGHQRNRPAIRWDAGTQRLEKIPTFAMAALAGIGAMPDTIEDRAVVVRMRRRAPGETVAPYRHRRDGPALRAIAQRLTVWLGANLAALEAAEPPMPVEDRAADTWEPLVAVADLAGGTWPTRARHAVTTLTAEADEAGNVSTRVRLLADVRTAFTVLGDPPAASTHDLLAALNGDDEAPWAGFGPTGLTGKRLGDLLREFGITSTTIRFPVGQAKGYTREAFTDAWNRYCPAPSVPSVPPSFPQVIPGTDYPPGTDRSVPPTPPSRAPGTHQSVPAHQSVPHLTRQNELGTDGTDTPRRHVTHRRP, from the coding sequence ATGCCCGACCCGACCAGAACCCCCAGTGAGCCGATCGACGGCGCGGCCATCCTCGACACCCTCCACGCTGCCCTGACCCGATACGTGATCCTGCCGTCCGCCGAGGCAGTCGACGCCGTGGCGCTGTGGATCGCCGCCACCCACGCCCAACCCGCCTGGGCGCACGCGCCCCGCCTCGTCATCCGGGCACCGGAGAAGCGGTGCGGCAAGTCTCGGCTGTTGGATGTGGTGGAAGGGTGCTGCCACAACCCGCTGATCACCGTCAACGCCTCACCCGCTGCCGTCTACCGAGCCATCGGCACCGACAACCCGCCCACCCTGCTCGTCGACGAAGCCGACACCATCTTCGGCGGGAAGAACGCCGACGCCAACGAAGACCTACGCGGACTACTCAACGCCGGCCACCAACGCAACCGGCCCGCGATCCGATGGGACGCCGGCACACAGCGATTGGAGAAGATCCCCACCTTTGCCATGGCGGCACTGGCCGGTATCGGCGCGATGCCCGACACCATCGAAGACCGCGCCGTCGTCGTCCGGATGCGCCGCCGTGCCCCCGGCGAAACCGTCGCCCCCTACCGGCACCGCCGCGACGGACCCGCCCTACGCGCGATCGCGCAACGCCTCACCGTATGGCTCGGCGCGAACCTCGCCGCACTCGAAGCCGCGGAACCACCCATGCCCGTCGAAGACCGCGCCGCCGACACCTGGGAACCCCTCGTAGCCGTCGCCGACCTGGCCGGTGGCACCTGGCCGACCCGTGCCCGGCACGCCGTCACCACCCTCACCGCTGAGGCCGACGAAGCAGGCAACGTCTCCACCCGCGTACGGCTACTCGCCGACGTACGGACCGCGTTCACCGTGCTCGGCGACCCGCCCGCCGCATCCACACACGACCTACTCGCCGCGCTCAACGGCGACGACGAAGCACCCTGGGCAGGATTCGGGCCAACCGGCCTCACCGGCAAGCGACTCGGCGACCTGCTCCGCGAGTTCGGCATCACCTCGACCACCATCCGCTTCCCCGTCGGCCAGGCCAAGGGCTACACCCGAGAAGCCTTCACCGACGCATGGAACCGGTACTGCCCCGCCCCATCCGTACCATCCGTCCCACCCTCGTTTCCGCAGGTCATCCCCGGTACGGATTACCCGCCTGGTACGGATCGATCCGTACCACCAACCCCACCCAGCCGTGCCCCTGGTACGCATCAATCCGTACCAGCACACCAATCCGTACCGCACCTGACCAGGCAAAACGAGCTTGGTACGGATGGTACGGATACCCCCCGGCGACACGTCACCCACCGCCGACCCTGA
- the der gene encoding ribosome biogenesis GTPase Der, protein MTDDGSGWVELREPDLDVEEPSGPQPVVAVVGRPNVGKSTLVNRIIGRRQAVVEDVPGVTRDRVPYDAQWAGRSFTVVDTGGWEPDAKDRAAAIAAQAETAVVTADVVLFVVDAMVGSTDVDEAAVKMLRRSAKPVILVANKADNAAIEMEATSLWSLGLGEPYPVSALHGRGSGELLDAIMDALPEAPKIVENRPRGPRRVALVGRPNVGKSSLLNRFSGEDRAVVDSVAGTTVDPVDSLAEIGGEVWQLVDTAGLRKRVGKASGTEYYASLRTAGAIEAAEVAVVLLDSSEVISEQDQRILSMVTEAGRALVIAFNKWDLVDADRRYYLDKEIDRELRRIPWAIRLNLSARTGRAVDKLAPALRKALASWETRIPTAQLNSWLTALVQATPHPVRGGRAPKILFATQAGVAPPRFVLFTTAPLDAGYQRFVERKLREEFGFEGSPIEISVRPRKKLGPGGRGKAHG, encoded by the coding sequence GTGACCGACGACGGCAGTGGTTGGGTGGAGTTGCGTGAGCCGGACCTCGACGTCGAGGAGCCGAGCGGCCCGCAGCCCGTGGTGGCCGTGGTGGGCCGGCCCAACGTCGGTAAGTCCACGTTGGTCAACCGGATCATCGGTCGCCGGCAGGCGGTCGTGGAGGACGTGCCCGGGGTGACCCGGGACCGCGTGCCGTACGACGCGCAGTGGGCGGGCCGGTCGTTCACCGTGGTGGACACCGGTGGCTGGGAACCGGACGCGAAGGACCGGGCCGCGGCGATCGCCGCGCAGGCGGAGACGGCCGTGGTGACGGCCGACGTGGTGCTGTTTGTGGTGGACGCGATGGTCGGCTCCACCGACGTCGACGAGGCGGCGGTGAAGATGCTGCGGCGCAGCGCCAAGCCGGTGATCCTGGTGGCGAACAAGGCCGACAACGCCGCCATCGAGATGGAGGCGACCTCGCTGTGGTCGCTCGGCCTCGGCGAGCCGTATCCGGTGTCGGCGCTGCACGGCCGGGGTTCCGGTGAACTGCTCGACGCGATCATGGACGCGTTGCCCGAGGCACCGAAGATCGTCGAGAACCGCCCGCGTGGCCCGCGCCGGGTGGCCCTGGTCGGACGGCCGAACGTCGGCAAGTCGAGCCTGCTCAACCGCTTCTCGGGCGAGGACCGGGCGGTGGTCGACTCGGTGGCCGGCACCACCGTCGACCCGGTGGACAGCCTCGCCGAGATCGGCGGGGAGGTCTGGCAACTGGTCGACACCGCCGGGCTGCGTAAACGGGTCGGCAAGGCCAGCGGCACCGAGTACTACGCGAGCCTGCGAACAGCCGGGGCGATCGAGGCGGCCGAGGTCGCCGTGGTGCTGCTGGATTCCAGTGAGGTGATCAGCGAGCAGGACCAGCGGATCCTGTCGATGGTCACCGAGGCCGGCCGGGCCCTGGTCATCGCCTTCAACAAGTGGGACCTGGTCGACGCCGACCGCCGGTACTACCTGGACAAGGAGATCGACCGGGAACTGCGCCGCATCCCGTGGGCGATCCGGCTCAACCTGTCCGCGCGGACCGGCCGGGCGGTCGACAAACTCGCCCCGGCGCTGCGCAAGGCCCTGGCGAGCTGGGAGACCCGGATTCCGACCGCGCAGCTGAACTCGTGGCTGACCGCCCTGGTGCAGGCGACCCCGCACCCGGTGCGCGGAGGACGGGCACCGAAGATCCTGTTCGCCACGCAGGCCGGCGTGGCCCCGCCGCGCTTCGTGCTGTTTACCACGGCCCCGCTGGACGCCGGCTACCAGCGCTTCGTCGAGCGCAAGCTGCGCGAGGAGTTCGGCTTCGAGGGCAGCCCCATCGAGATCTCGGTACGCCCGCGCAAGAAGCTGGGCCCGGGCGGTCGGGGCAAGGCGCACGGCTGA